The following proteins are encoded in a genomic region of Vibrio tasmaniensis:
- the recB gene encoding exodeoxyribonuclease V subunit beta, producing MTTTSSAQVIVPQTLDTMTFPLHGARLIEASAGTGKTFTIAGLYLRLLLGHGTAAPQGELTEATRHHEPLTVDQILVVTFTEAATAELRDRIRARIHDARIAFARGQSDDPVIAPLLQAIDDHAGAAKTLLNAERQMDEAAVYTIHGFCQRMLTQNAFESGSRFDNEFVTDESHLKAQVVADYWRKQFYPLPIQLAGEVRNIWGSPASLLADVNRYLTGSPLKLTVDAMSGDLQTLHNQNLDKVKQLKALWCESEADFLALISGSDVNKRSYTKKSLPTWLEAVTAWAQSDTHDYQFPDKLEKFSQATLIEKTPKGTAPQHAVFEAIEDFLNSPADLKAPLLAHAITHCRTMLAKAKQQKQWLSFDDLLTQLSASIDVDEQSLLVERIRTLYPVAMIDEFQDTDPLQYSIFSRIYLDNPQCGLFMIGDPKQAIYGFRGADIFTYIKARNQVSAHYTLGTNWRSSADMVSAVNQVFMNSDSPFIYDQDIPFLPVAASPSADKRQWVMNGETQHALTFWLQEAEDKPLPKGEYHKAMAEATASQIQTILTASQNQQAYFDNGKKQHAVNAGDIAVLVRTGSEGRLIKNALSEQGIASVYLSNRDSVFTSLVAQDIQRLLQAVLTPENDRALRASLASELFALDAASLDELNNDEVVWENVVNEFREYRKLWLQRGVLPMLRSVISKRHLAERLLEEENGDRSLTDLMHIGDLLQQARQELDSDYGLLRWLAEAISDAQIGLGGSDDDIQRLESERNLVQIVTIHKSKGLEYDLVFLPFVASYREASEGKFYDHESDTTVLDITGSDSALAQADKERLAEDLRLIYVALTRAVYGCFVGMAPLRKGRSTKEPTGVHLSAMGYLVQNGQEQGIAELNQALAAIEGKNSSVLLSETPTAHEQVFVQAEQVSDDLQASELKASIDRAWRITSYSGLVKQGSHGASHDATIEVSGFDIDCADEQDESELIEPERSIFTFPRGARPGTFLHTLFEDVEFTEPATSDHNTQVITHLLESEQYELEWLPVLQQLVDTVLNTALDGKNLKLSEKDSTQRLIEMEFLLPIEVLAASELNQTIQYHDPLSAKAGDLGFQTVQGMLKGFIDLVFEHQGKYYVLDWKSNHLGDDVAVYHGEALKSAMADHRYDLQYQIYALALHRFLRSRVADYSYEQHFGGVYYLFLRGMDGQSQQGVFSAKPTLALLDEMDQLIDGKVIDRRSAQLNDNETGQMGLL from the coding sequence ATGACGACCACAAGCAGTGCTCAGGTAATCGTTCCACAAACACTTGATACCATGACGTTTCCACTTCATGGCGCGCGTTTAATTGAAGCATCAGCGGGTACGGGTAAAACATTCACCATTGCTGGCTTGTACTTGCGCCTACTGCTTGGGCACGGCACGGCTGCACCGCAAGGCGAGCTTACGGAAGCCACTCGACACCATGAACCACTAACCGTAGATCAAATATTGGTAGTGACCTTTACTGAAGCGGCAACGGCCGAGCTGCGAGATCGTATCCGTGCGCGAATCCATGATGCACGTATCGCGTTTGCTCGCGGGCAAAGTGACGACCCTGTGATTGCTCCTTTGTTACAAGCCATCGATGATCATGCTGGTGCGGCGAAAACTCTGCTCAATGCTGAAAGGCAAATGGATGAAGCGGCGGTATACACCATTCACGGTTTCTGTCAGAGAATGTTGACTCAGAATGCCTTCGAGTCTGGAAGCCGCTTTGATAATGAATTTGTGACCGATGAAAGCCACCTTAAAGCGCAAGTGGTTGCCGATTATTGGCGTAAACAGTTCTACCCATTGCCAATTCAATTAGCAGGTGAGGTTCGCAATATCTGGGGTTCTCCCGCTTCGCTATTGGCTGACGTAAACCGTTACCTGACGGGCTCTCCGCTGAAGTTGACGGTAGATGCGATGTCGGGTGATTTACAAACTCTGCACAATCAAAACCTAGACAAAGTGAAGCAACTTAAAGCGCTGTGGTGTGAATCTGAAGCGGACTTTTTGGCTTTGATTTCTGGATCGGATGTGAACAAGCGCAGCTACACCAAGAAGTCTTTGCCGACTTGGTTAGAAGCGGTAACAGCATGGGCTCAGAGCGACACCCATGATTACCAGTTCCCAGATAAATTAGAGAAGTTCTCACAAGCCACGTTAATTGAAAAAACACCAAAAGGTACTGCTCCTCAACACGCGGTGTTTGAGGCTATTGAGGACTTCTTAAACTCCCCAGCAGATCTAAAAGCCCCATTGTTGGCACATGCGATTACCCACTGTCGAACTATGCTAGCCAAGGCTAAACAGCAGAAGCAATGGTTATCGTTTGATGACTTGCTGACCCAGTTATCCGCGTCGATTGATGTGGATGAGCAATCCTTGCTGGTGGAGAGAATTCGCACCTTATACCCAGTGGCTATGATTGATGAATTCCAAGATACCGATCCGCTGCAATACAGTATTTTTAGTCGAATCTACCTAGATAATCCGCAGTGTGGCTTGTTTATGATCGGTGACCCTAAGCAGGCTATCTATGGCTTCCGTGGCGCGGATATCTTTACCTATATCAAGGCGAGAAACCAAGTTAGTGCTCACTACACGCTAGGCACTAACTGGCGTTCGAGTGCTGACATGGTCAGCGCGGTAAATCAAGTGTTTATGAATTCGGATAGCCCGTTTATCTATGACCAAGACATTCCATTTTTACCCGTCGCAGCTAGCCCATCGGCCGACAAACGCCAATGGGTGATGAACGGAGAAACTCAGCACGCACTCACCTTTTGGTTGCAAGAGGCTGAAGATAAGCCGTTACCAAAGGGCGAATATCACAAGGCAATGGCTGAGGCGACGGCGAGTCAAATTCAAACCATTCTGACCGCTTCTCAAAATCAGCAAGCCTATTTTGATAACGGCAAAAAACAACATGCCGTGAATGCAGGTGATATTGCTGTTTTGGTTCGAACCGGTAGTGAAGGTCGCCTGATTAAGAACGCGTTGTCGGAACAAGGCATCGCTAGTGTCTACTTATCGAACCGAGATAGCGTATTCACCAGCTTGGTCGCACAAGATATTCAACGCCTATTGCAAGCGGTGTTGACGCCTGAAAACGACCGTGCATTGCGTGCTAGTTTAGCGTCGGAATTGTTTGCTTTGGATGCCGCATCATTGGATGAACTCAACAACGATGAAGTGGTGTGGGAAAACGTTGTTAACGAATTTCGAGAATATCGTAAGTTGTGGCTACAGCGCGGCGTGCTACCAATGCTTCGCAGCGTGATCAGTAAACGACATCTCGCGGAACGTTTACTGGAAGAAGAAAATGGTGATCGCTCACTCACTGATTTGATGCATATTGGTGACCTGCTGCAACAAGCAAGGCAAGAACTCGACAGCGACTATGGCTTGTTACGTTGGCTAGCAGAAGCGATATCAGATGCACAAATTGGTTTAGGCGGAAGCGATGATGACATCCAACGCCTTGAATCAGAAAGAAACTTGGTTCAAATCGTTACTATTCATAAATCGAAAGGCTTGGAATATGACTTAGTATTTTTGCCGTTCGTTGCAAGTTACCGTGAAGCGAGTGAAGGCAAGTTCTACGATCACGAGTCAGATACCACAGTGCTTGATATTACCGGTAGTGATAGTGCTTTGGCACAAGCCGATAAAGAGCGATTAGCAGAAGACTTACGTTTGATTTACGTGGCGCTTACTCGTGCTGTATACGGTTGTTTCGTTGGTATGGCACCGTTACGTAAAGGCCGCTCAACTAAAGAGCCGACGGGTGTGCATTTGAGTGCGATGGGCTACTTGGTTCAAAATGGACAGGAGCAAGGTATTGCTGAGTTGAATCAAGCTTTGGCAGCGATTGAGGGTAAGAATTCAAGCGTACTACTGTCTGAAACACCAACCGCTCATGAGCAAGTGTTTGTTCAGGCAGAACAAGTGAGTGACGACTTACAGGCTAGCGAACTGAAGGCTTCAATTGACCGAGCTTGGCGAATCACCAGTTACTCGGGGCTTGTAAAACAAGGTAGTCACGGAGCAAGCCATGACGCTACGATTGAGGTGTCTGGCTTCGATATTGATTGTGCTGATGAGCAAGATGAGTCGGAACTGATTGAACCGGAACGCTCTATATTCACGTTCCCTCGCGGTGCTCGCCCAGGTACCTTCTTACATACCTTGTTTGAGGATGTTGAATTTACCGAGCCAGCAACCAGTGACCATAACACGCAAGTAATCACTCACTTGTTAGAGTCAGAGCAATACGAACTCGAATGGTTACCTGTGCTTCAACAGCTTGTTGATACGGTGCTAAACACGGCTTTAGATGGAAAGAACTTAAAGCTGAGCGAGAAAGACTCAACTCAACGACTGATTGAGATGGAATTCTTGTTGCCGATCGAAGTGTTAGCGGCATCTGAATTGAATCAAACCATTCAATATCACGATCCGCTATCAGCAAAAGCCGGTGACCTTGGCTTTCAAACCGTGCAAGGCATGCTGAAAGGCTTCATCGATTTGGTGTTTGAGCATCAAGGTAAATACTATGTGCTCGACTGGAAATCGAACCATCTAGGTGATGACGTTGCCGTCTACCATGGTGAAGCATTGAAATCGGCGATGGCAGACCACCGTTATGACCTGCAATATCAAATCTATGCTTTGGCGTTGCACCGTTTCTTACGCAGCCGCGTTGCGGATTACAGTTATGAACAACATTTCGGTGGGGTTTATTACTTGTTCTTAAGAGGAATGGACGGCCAATCTCAACAAGGTGTTTTCTCGGCTAAACCTACATTGGCTTTGCTCGATGAAATGGATCAATTGATTGACGGTAAAGTGATAGACAGACGTTCAGCACAATTGAATGATAATGAAACTGGACAGATGGGGCTTCTATAA